In Terriglobus sp. TAA 43, a single window of DNA contains:
- the atpH gene encoding ATP synthase F1 subunit delta, with product MAAFELRYARAFQQVAAAQNLNIDTIRQQVADFAATLDGSRELREFLLNPALDHKDKVKVLDAVSSRVGLDKTVRNFVAVLMDHGRLESLKDIAAEFSTLADLANGIAEAEIVTAKSLSEDEKQLLGSKAGALAGSRVRVTWTQDASLLGGAVIKLGSQVYDGSVRGQLQQLKRHLAGA from the coding sequence ATGGCAGCCTTCGAACTCCGTTACGCGCGCGCATTTCAGCAGGTTGCTGCTGCGCAGAATCTGAACATTGACACCATCCGCCAGCAGGTTGCGGACTTTGCAGCCACGCTGGATGGCAGCCGCGAACTCCGCGAGTTCCTGCTGAATCCGGCTCTGGATCATAAGGACAAGGTCAAGGTTCTGGATGCAGTTTCCAGCCGCGTAGGTCTGGACAAGACTGTTCGCAACTTTGTTGCTGTCCTGATGGATCATGGTCGCCTGGAATCGCTGAAGGACATTGCTGCTGAGTTCAGCACGCTGGCCGATCTAGCGAACGGCATTGCCGAAGCAGAGATTGTTACGGCAAAGTCGCTCTCGGAAGACGAGAAGCAGTTGCTGGGCAGCAAGGCAGGAGCGTTGGCAGGAAGCCGGGTTCGTGTCACGTGGACTCAGGATGCGTCGTTGCTGGGCGGAGCGGTGATTAAGCTTGGTTCGCAGGTGTACGATGGCTCGGTTCGCGGACAGTTGCAGCAATTGAAGCGGCACCTGGCAGGCGCTTAA
- a CDS encoding ATP synthase F0 subunit B has protein sequence MKFVFAALLALTLAAPAVHAQEPAPASPSTASGQKLEPEAVPEKNNPERKEAEGGEEAFRKSPSVIKLGHMLGMEPGTASAVFEWFNAIILLGAVGFGLVKALPKAFRARTEGIQKNIVEARVATEEAKARLSAVEGRLAKLDGEIAALRIENEKAAAEEEVRIHAQAEEEKKRILEAAEQEISAASAAATRDLRAYAAEIAVDRAASQLNITPEDDRILIESFAGKLSSVKPGAEGSRN, from the coding sequence ATGAAATTCGTATTTGCAGCACTGCTGGCGCTCACGCTGGCCGCGCCAGCTGTTCACGCCCAGGAGCCTGCTCCCGCATCGCCTTCTACTGCCTCCGGGCAGAAGCTTGAGCCCGAGGCGGTTCCCGAGAAGAACAACCCCGAGCGCAAGGAAGCTGAGGGAGGCGAAGAAGCCTTCCGTAAGTCTCCGTCAGTCATCAAGCTGGGCCACATGCTGGGCATGGAGCCGGGAACGGCTTCTGCAGTATTTGAGTGGTTTAACGCCATCATTCTGCTGGGTGCTGTTGGTTTTGGCCTGGTGAAGGCTCTGCCGAAGGCATTCCGCGCACGTACCGAAGGCATCCAGAAGAACATTGTGGAAGCCCGCGTGGCCACGGAAGAGGCGAAGGCTCGCCTGTCTGCTGTGGAAGGCCGCCTGGCGAAGCTGGATGGCGAGATTGCGGCTCTCCGGATCGAGAACGAAAAGGCTGCAGCGGAAGAAGAAGTTCGTATTCACGCGCAGGCTGAAGAAGAGAAGAAGCGCATTCTGGAAGCTGCAGAGCAGGAAATTTCTGCTGCTTCGGCTGCTGCTACCCGCGATCTGCGTGCCTATGCCGCAGAGATCGCTGTGGACCGCGCTGCTTCGCAGTTGAACATTACGCCGGAAGATGACCGCATCCTGATCGAATCGTTTGCGGGAAAGCTGTCCTCTGTTAAGCCGGGCGCAGAAGGGAGCCGCAACTAA
- a CDS encoding ATP synthase F0 subunit B yields the protein MQAILNQLGDLVLGSVPTAVFFLILLAAYQVLVRKPMEKVLADRHGRTGGAMDEAKAAIAAAEAKTTAYETRLRDARSEIFNARAARQKAASDARDKALAEARTAAQHRIGVAREAVEQSGAEAKAQIETQAAALSQQVMAAILPHRAGTGVGVAR from the coding sequence ATGCAAGCGATTCTGAACCAACTTGGCGATCTTGTGCTCGGCTCTGTGCCGACCGCCGTCTTTTTCCTGATCCTACTGGCCGCTTACCAGGTGCTTGTCCGCAAGCCCATGGAGAAGGTGCTGGCGGATCGCCATGGCCGTACGGGCGGAGCCATGGATGAGGCAAAAGCAGCGATTGCTGCAGCGGAAGCGAAGACCACGGCGTACGAAACCCGTCTTCGCGATGCCCGCAGCGAAATCTTCAATGCCCGTGCCGCCCGCCAGAAGGCAGCTTCCGATGCGCGCGACAAGGCGCTGGCAGAGGCTCGCACCGCGGCACAGCATCGCATTGGTGTTGCACGTGAGGCCGTGGAGCAGTCCGGAGCCGAAGCGAAGGCACAGATTGAGACGCAGGCAGCCGCCCTGTCGCAGCAGGTGATGGCAGCTATCCTGCCGCATCGTGCTGGAACCGGCGTGGGAGTAGCCCGTTGA
- a CDS encoding glycosyltransferase, with translation MDFTALSLKPDAYGSLNDGMTETPGKRIVIASFGSLGDLHPFLALAQELRNRGHHPVIATAPFYSERIQALGFEFEPLGPPVSPQDPELLHRLMRTTRGPEYLFRKMFLPHIPQMYAELERICADADLLIAGEMVLAAPIFAEKTGIPWVSVLLSPISFLSPHDPSVLPALQFLSFTLGWPLSFQKALLKLPALAFRRWSTSLREFRKSLGLPDDSETLRTGKLKANLVLAMFSSHFAKPQPDWPANTLQTGFAHYEQESQPEHDGVQERIDDFLKAGTPPIVFTLGSAAVHAAGDFFWISARAAHRLKMRAILVGDPRGLSSPNILTVPYADYSKLFPHAAIIVHQGGIGTTAEALRSGRPQVVVPFNFDQPDNAARIVRLGVGLKHDRRMWRDRQAHYSLIRLIRDNSFAERAAQIGELIRNENGTTTAVDAVERLLATVS, from the coding sequence GTGGATTTCACGGCACTTTCACTCAAGCCGGACGCTTACGGTAGCCTGAATGATGGCATGACTGAAACTCCTGGAAAACGTATTGTCATCGCGTCATTTGGATCGCTGGGCGATCTTCACCCGTTTCTGGCGCTGGCACAGGAGCTTCGCAACCGCGGACACCACCCCGTCATAGCCACGGCTCCCTTTTACAGCGAGCGGATTCAGGCCCTCGGATTTGAATTTGAGCCGCTGGGCCCCCCAGTTTCTCCACAGGACCCGGAACTACTGCATCGGTTGATGCGCACCACCCGCGGCCCGGAATATCTCTTCCGAAAGATGTTTCTGCCGCACATCCCGCAGATGTACGCGGAACTGGAGCGCATCTGCGCCGACGCTGACCTTCTCATCGCAGGTGAAATGGTGCTGGCCGCGCCCATTTTTGCAGAAAAGACGGGCATACCCTGGGTTTCCGTTCTGCTCTCGCCCATCAGCTTCCTCTCGCCGCATGATCCTTCCGTACTGCCAGCGCTTCAGTTCCTATCGTTCACACTCGGCTGGCCATTGAGCTTCCAGAAGGCGCTTCTCAAGCTGCCCGCCCTTGCATTCCGTCGCTGGAGTACTTCCCTGCGCGAGTTTCGTAAGAGTCTCGGTTTACCAGATGATTCCGAGACCCTGCGCACCGGCAAGCTGAAGGCGAATCTCGTGCTGGCCATGTTCTCATCTCACTTTGCAAAGCCGCAGCCAGACTGGCCCGCGAACACACTGCAAACGGGATTCGCGCATTACGAACAGGAGTCGCAACCCGAACACGATGGCGTACAGGAACGCATTGACGACTTCCTGAAAGCGGGCACACCACCCATCGTCTTCACATTGGGCTCTGCGGCAGTGCACGCAGCCGGCGATTTCTTCTGGATCAGTGCTCGCGCCGCGCATCGTCTCAAGATGCGTGCCATCCTCGTAGGCGATCCACGCGGGTTGAGCTCGCCAAATATCCTCACGGTGCCTTACGCTGACTACAGCAAGCTCTTCCCACATGCCGCCATCATCGTGCACCAGGGAGGCATCGGCACCACCGCAGAAGCCCTGCGATCCGGACGCCCACAAGTCGTCGTCCCCTTCAACTTCGATCAGCCCGATAACGCCGCACGCATTGTGCGACTCGGCGTCGGCCTGAAGCATGATCGCAGAATGTGGAGAGACCGGCAGGCGCATTACTCGTTGATACGCCTGATACGCGACAACAGCTTCGCAGAACGCGCCGCGCAGATTGGTGAGTTGATCCGCAATGAAAACGGCACGACCACAGCCGTAGACGCTGTAGAGCGCCTGCTCGCGACTGTCTCGTAG
- the dnaJ gene encoding molecular chaperone DnaJ, whose amino-acid sequence MAPTQTKDYYGALGVKKTATADEIRKAFRKLARKYHPDVNPNDKKSEEKFKEISEANDVLSDEKKRKIYDQLGFYSDNIDPAAAEAAARGGYAGGHAHGGGHAGGGVPFDFGGFDFSGGNPQQQAGGGFGGSFRDIFGSMFNGGGGRQQTQAARGPRPGTDLEYQVEVDFWTAIRGGTTKIEISRQEQCGTCKGTGTIGAPQTCPQCNGSGQITQMQGRMKFNVACPRCDGTGRLQADCGTCHGAGTVTKRQTLEFRIKAGTRDGQRIRLAGKGNAGTEGAPAGDLYLIIKSGPHPVFTRAGDDIRVTVPVLAFEAALGTKIDVPTIDGRTQLKIPPGTQTGQKLRLREKGVPSASQDGVRGDQIVEVQIVVPKIQDERSKEILRELAKLNPEDPREEMFAKV is encoded by the coding sequence ATGGCACCCACTCAGACCAAGGACTATTACGGCGCACTCGGCGTGAAGAAGACGGCCACTGCGGATGAGATCCGCAAGGCCTTCCGCAAACTCGCGCGTAAGTATCACCCTGACGTGAACCCCAACGACAAGAAGTCTGAAGAGAAGTTCAAGGAAATCTCTGAAGCCAATGACGTCCTGAGCGACGAGAAGAAACGTAAGATCTACGATCAGCTCGGCTTTTACTCGGACAACATTGACCCGGCGGCGGCGGAGGCAGCAGCCCGTGGTGGTTATGCCGGCGGTCACGCTCACGGCGGCGGCCATGCAGGCGGCGGTGTGCCGTTTGATTTTGGTGGATTCGACTTCTCCGGTGGGAACCCTCAACAGCAGGCGGGTGGTGGATTTGGTGGTTCGTTCCGCGATATCTTCGGCAGCATGTTCAACGGTGGTGGTGGACGCCAACAGACACAGGCTGCGCGTGGGCCGCGTCCGGGAACAGACCTGGAGTACCAGGTAGAAGTTGACTTCTGGACGGCCATCCGTGGCGGCACCACGAAGATCGAAATCTCGCGGCAGGAACAGTGCGGCACGTGCAAAGGAACCGGAACGATTGGTGCTCCGCAAACGTGTCCGCAGTGCAATGGCAGTGGTCAGATCACGCAGATGCAGGGTCGCATGAAGTTCAACGTGGCATGCCCACGTTGCGACGGCACGGGCCGCTTACAAGCAGACTGCGGCACATGCCATGGCGCAGGCACGGTCACGAAGCGTCAGACACTGGAGTTCCGTATCAAGGCCGGCACACGCGATGGTCAGCGTATTCGACTTGCAGGCAAGGGCAACGCGGGAACTGAAGGCGCTCCCGCAGGCGATTTGTATCTCATCATCAAGTCCGGCCCGCATCCGGTGTTTACGCGTGCTGGTGATGACATTCGCGTCACCGTACCAGTGCTGGCGTTTGAAGCAGCGTTGGGAACGAAGATCGATGTACCCACGATTGATGGCCGCACGCAGTTGAAGATTCCGCCGGGAACGCAGACAGGGCAGAAGCTGCGTCTGCGGGAGAAGGGTGTGCCTTCTGCTTCGCAGGATGGTGTGCGTGGCGATCAGATTGTGGAAGTGCAGATCGTTGTGCCGAAGATCCAGGATGAGCGGTCGAAGGAGATTCTCCGCGAGCTTGCCAAGCTGAATCCTGAAGATCCTCGTGAGGAGATGTTCGCGAAGGTTTAG
- a CDS encoding Fpg/Nei family DNA glycosylase, translating into MPEGNEIHRWAERHNAAFAGRKVNVLPGPNHRFKDAHLVDGKKMLQVHAVGKHLGYEFANGLYLHIHLGRFGDFTEGLGSLVEPKGTLRAVMQRAGSGKVSRSVKGNAHALTGPYNGPPSKDDGTQPFPAEDVDWWELRGPTDCSIYDTEKWQALLNRLGPDPLAHEPGGHDEPERAIHAILAKKTSIAEILMDQEIISGIGNIYRAELLFRHRVNPFTPGDAMDAKTLKAIWKDAAVLMKAGMVDRRIVCTKKSDRPSKQEPALRGEEHYVYRRHGKPCFVCGETILRKDVAGRTLYWCPNDQHTTKEQTASALKPGISLRSQRVK; encoded by the coding sequence ATGCCGGAAGGCAATGAGATACATCGATGGGCTGAGCGGCATAATGCGGCCTTTGCTGGGCGCAAGGTAAATGTGTTGCCGGGGCCGAACCATCGTTTCAAAGATGCGCATCTGGTGGATGGCAAGAAGATGCTGCAGGTGCATGCGGTGGGCAAGCATCTTGGCTACGAATTTGCGAATGGGCTTTATCTGCACATCCATCTTGGTCGCTTTGGCGATTTCACTGAGGGACTTGGGTCACTGGTAGAGCCGAAGGGAACACTGCGTGCGGTGATGCAGCGTGCCGGTTCGGGCAAGGTATCGCGTAGCGTGAAGGGCAATGCGCACGCGCTGACTGGGCCGTATAACGGGCCTCCTTCGAAGGACGATGGAACGCAGCCGTTCCCCGCTGAAGATGTGGACTGGTGGGAGTTGCGTGGACCTACGGATTGCTCTATATACGACACGGAGAAGTGGCAGGCGTTGCTCAATCGGCTAGGGCCTGATCCTCTGGCGCATGAGCCGGGTGGGCATGACGAGCCGGAACGCGCGATTCACGCAATCCTCGCAAAGAAAACGAGCATTGCCGAGATTCTGATGGATCAGGAGATCATCTCCGGCATTGGAAATATCTATCGCGCGGAGCTGCTCTTTCGTCATCGTGTGAATCCGTTCACACCGGGCGATGCAATGGATGCAAAGACACTGAAGGCTATCTGGAAAGATGCTGCTGTCCTGATGAAGGCGGGCATGGTGGATCGGCGCATCGTTTGCACGAAGAAGAGCGATCGACCATCGAAACAGGAGCCTGCGCTGCGTGGCGAGGAGCATTACGTTTATCGTCGTCATGGTAAGCCGTGTTTCGTGTGTGGAGAGACCATTCTGCGTAAGGATGTGGCAGGCCGTACGCTGTACTGGTGCCCCAACGATCAGCACACCACGAAAGAGCAGACAGCATCGGCTCTGAAACCGGGAATAAGCCTGCGTTCGCAACGTGTGAAATGA
- the dnaK gene encoding molecular chaperone DnaK, translating into MGKIIGIDLGTTNSCVAVMEGGEPKVIPNEEGGRTTPSIVAFTKSGERLVGQVAKRQAITNPENTIYSIKRFMGRRPNEVNEEMKMVPYKVVAKGDNVVVDAQGKEYTAPEISAMILQKLKKAAEDYLGQSVTEAVITVPAYFNDAQRQATKDAGKIAGLDVKRIVNEPTAAALAYGLDKKKDETIVVYDFGGGTFDVSVLEVGEGVIEVKATNGDTHLGGDNLDQRLVDWLIDEFRKKEGLDLRGKGNEMALQRLKDAAERAKIELSTTMETEINLPFITADATGPKHLVEKLTRAKFESLVEDLLQKSVGPCKQAMADAGIDASKVDEVVLVGGQTRMPRIQQLVKELFGKEPHKGVNPDEVVAIGAAIQGGVLGGEVKDLLLLDVTPLTLAIETMGSVATPMIPRNTTIPTKKSETFSTAADNQTEVEVHVLQGERPLASQNRTLGKFKLSGIPPAPRGVPQIEVTFDIDANGILNVTAKDHATGKDQKITITSSSGLSKEEVERMAKEAEAHAGEDKEKRDEIEARNQLDSMVYNVEKTFRENGDKISGAERGDVETALADAKSTLAGTPSAADLKAANEKLTAASHKLAEAMYKAGEAPTDGAAAAAGTTTEAPKQEEGVIDAEYVDVDNK; encoded by the coding sequence ATGGGTAAGATCATTGGAATTGACCTTGGAACCACTAACAGCTGCGTTGCCGTGATGGAAGGCGGCGAGCCGAAGGTGATTCCGAATGAAGAAGGCGGTCGCACCACGCCGTCTATCGTTGCGTTTACGAAGAGTGGCGAACGCCTAGTTGGTCAGGTGGCAAAGCGCCAGGCAATCACAAACCCCGAGAACACCATTTACTCCATCAAGCGCTTCATGGGCCGTCGCCCGAACGAAGTGAATGAAGAGATGAAGATGGTTCCCTACAAGGTAGTCGCAAAGGGCGACAACGTTGTTGTGGATGCACAGGGCAAGGAATATACCGCGCCGGAAATCAGCGCGATGATTCTGCAGAAGCTGAAGAAGGCTGCTGAAGATTATCTGGGACAGAGCGTGACGGAAGCCGTCATCACGGTTCCCGCGTACTTCAACGACGCACAGCGTCAGGCCACCAAGGACGCAGGCAAGATTGCCGGTCTGGATGTGAAGCGTATCGTCAACGAGCCCACTGCGGCTGCGCTGGCTTACGGCCTGGATAAGAAGAAGGACGAGACCATCGTTGTGTATGACTTCGGTGGCGGTACGTTCGACGTATCAGTGCTTGAAGTTGGCGAAGGCGTTATTGAAGTGAAGGCCACCAACGGCGACACGCATCTTGGTGGTGACAACCTCGATCAGCGTCTTGTGGATTGGCTGATTGATGAGTTCCGTAAGAAGGAAGGCCTGGACCTGCGCGGCAAGGGCAACGAAATGGCCCTGCAGCGCCTGAAGGACGCGGCTGAGCGCGCGAAGATCGAGCTCTCCACAACCATGGAGACGGAGATCAACCTGCCGTTTATCACGGCAGACGCGACAGGACCGAAGCATCTCGTGGAGAAACTGACACGAGCGAAGTTCGAGAGCTTGGTTGAGGACCTTCTGCAGAAGTCGGTTGGCCCCTGCAAGCAGGCGATGGCTGATGCTGGCATCGACGCTTCCAAGGTGGATGAGGTTGTTCTCGTCGGTGGACAGACGCGTATGCCTCGCATCCAGCAGCTTGTGAAGGAGCTGTTCGGTAAGGAACCGCACAAGGGCGTGAACCCGGATGAAGTTGTAGCGATTGGTGCGGCGATTCAGGGTGGCGTTCTGGGTGGTGAAGTGAAGGACCTGTTGCTGCTGGACGTGACGCCGCTGACCCTGGCTATCGAGACGATGGGTTCGGTTGCGACGCCGATGATCCCGCGCAACACGACCATCCCGACGAAGAAGAGCGAGACCTTCTCGACGGCTGCGGATAACCAGACAGAAGTGGAAGTTCACGTTCTGCAGGGTGAGCGTCCGCTGGCGAGCCAGAACCGTACGCTGGGCAAGTTCAAGCTGTCGGGCATTCCTCCCGCACCGCGTGGCGTGCCGCAGATTGAAGTGACGTTCGACATCGACGCGAACGGCATTCTGAATGTGACGGCGAAGGACCATGCCACTGGCAAGGACCAGAAGATCACCATCACTTCCAGCTCGGGTCTGAGCAAGGAAGAGGTGGAGCGGATGGCGAAGGAAGCCGAAGCTCATGCGGGCGAGGATAAGGAGAAGCGCGACGAAATCGAAGCGCGGAACCAGCTCGACAGCATGGTCTACAACGTGGAGAAGACCTTCCGCGAAAACGGTGACAAGATCAGCGGCGCAGAGCGCGGCGATGTGGAAACTGCACTGGCCGATGCGAAGAGCACGCTGGCAGGAACGCCTTCTGCGGCTGATCTGAAGGCTGCGAACGAGAAGCTGACCGCTGCCAGCCACAAGCTTGCCGAAGCCATGTACAAGGCTGGTGAGGCTCCGACAGACGGCGCTGCTGCCGCTGCGGGAACCACCACCGAAGCGCCCAAGCAGGAAGAGGGCGTGATCGATGCCGAGTACGTGGATGTCGACAACAAGTAA